From the Synechococcus sp. HK01-R genome, one window contains:
- the tkt gene encoding transketolase — protein MVAAPASLDTLCINSIRMLAVDAINKSKSGHPGLPMGCAPMGYTLWDKFLKHNPKNPQWFNRDRFVLSAGHGCMLLYALLHLTGYDSVSIDDIKQFRQWGSKTPGHPETFETPGVEVTTGPLGAGISNAVGLAIAESHLAAKFNKPGATLVDHYTYVIMGDGCNQEGVASEAASLAGHLKLGKLIALYDDNHITIDGRTDVSFTEDVLKRYEAYGWHVQHVADGNTDVNVISKAIEAAKAVTDKPSIIKVTTTIGYGSPNKSDTAGVHGAPLGEDETALTRQQLGWEYGPFEVPQEAYDQFRQAIDRGASLEAEWNQTLATYRSQYPAESAVFERMLRGELPQGWDKDLPTYTPADGGLATRKHSQICLGALGPNLPELIGGSADLTHSNYTDIKGETGSYQPETPEKRYLHFGVREHAMAAILNGIAYHNSGLIPYGGTFLVFADYMRGSMRLSALSELGVIYVLTHDSIGVGEDGPTHQPIETIPSLRAMPNLLVFRPGDGNETSGAYKLAIENRKRPSALCLSRQNMANQANSSIEKVAHGGYILEDCEGTPELILIGTGTELDLCVQAAKQLTAEGKKVRVVSMPCVELFDEQSDAYKEQVLPAAVRKRIVVEAAESFGWHRFIGLDGDSVTMNRFGASAPGGTCMEKFGFTVENVVAKSKALLG, from the coding sequence ATGGTCGCCGCGCCCGCTTCCCTCGACACGCTCTGCATCAACAGCATCCGCATGCTGGCTGTCGATGCCATCAACAAGTCCAAGAGCGGCCACCCCGGTCTGCCCATGGGCTGTGCACCGATGGGTTACACCCTGTGGGACAAGTTCCTGAAGCACAACCCCAAGAACCCCCAGTGGTTCAACCGTGACCGCTTCGTGCTGTCCGCCGGTCACGGCTGCATGCTGCTCTATGCGCTGCTTCACCTCACCGGTTACGACTCGGTGTCGATCGACGACATCAAACAGTTCCGCCAGTGGGGCTCCAAAACACCCGGTCACCCCGAAACCTTCGAAACCCCGGGGGTTGAGGTGACCACCGGCCCCCTCGGCGCTGGTATCTCCAACGCGGTGGGCCTGGCCATTGCCGAGTCGCACCTGGCCGCCAAATTCAACAAGCCCGGCGCCACCCTGGTGGATCACTACACCTACGTGATCATGGGTGACGGCTGCAATCAGGAAGGTGTGGCTTCCGAAGCCGCCTCCCTGGCCGGGCACCTGAAGCTGGGCAAGCTGATCGCCCTGTACGACGACAACCACATCACCATCGATGGACGCACCGATGTGTCCTTCACTGAAGATGTGCTCAAGCGCTACGAGGCCTACGGCTGGCACGTGCAGCACGTGGCGGATGGCAACACCGATGTGAACGTCATCAGCAAGGCGATCGAAGCGGCCAAGGCCGTCACCGACAAGCCGTCGATCATCAAGGTGACCACCACCATCGGCTACGGCTCCCCCAACAAGAGCGACACCGCCGGCGTGCATGGCGCTCCTCTGGGTGAAGACGAGACCGCATTGACCCGGCAACAACTGGGCTGGGAGTACGGCCCCTTTGAGGTGCCCCAGGAGGCCTACGACCAGTTCCGTCAGGCCATCGATCGCGGCGCCAGCCTTGAAGCGGAGTGGAATCAGACCCTGGCGACCTACCGGAGCCAGTACCCTGCCGAGTCTGCCGTGTTCGAGCGGATGCTGCGCGGTGAACTGCCCCAGGGTTGGGACAAGGACCTGCCCACCTACACCCCTGCAGACGGTGGACTGGCCACCCGCAAGCACTCCCAGATCTGCCTGGGTGCTCTGGGTCCCAACCTGCCAGAACTGATCGGCGGCTCGGCTGACCTCACCCACTCCAACTACACCGACATCAAAGGCGAAACCGGCTCCTACCAGCCCGAAACCCCGGAGAAGCGCTATCTGCACTTCGGTGTGCGTGAGCACGCCATGGCCGCCATCCTCAACGGCATCGCTTATCACAACAGCGGCTTGATCCCCTACGGCGGCACCTTCCTGGTGTTCGCCGACTACATGCGCGGCTCCATGCGCCTCTCGGCCCTGAGCGAGCTGGGTGTGATCTACGTGCTCACCCACGACTCCATCGGCGTTGGCGAGGACGGTCCCACCCACCAGCCGATCGAGACCATCCCCTCCCTGCGGGCGATGCCCAACCTGCTAGTGTTCCGCCCTGGTGATGGCAATGAAACCAGCGGTGCTTACAAACTGGCGATCGAGAACCGCAAGCGCCCCAGCGCCCTTTGCCTCAGCCGCCAGAACATGGCCAACCAGGCCAACTCGTCGATCGAAAAGGTCGCCCACGGCGGCTACATCCTCGAAGACTGCGAGGGCACCCCTGAACTGATCCTGATCGGCACCGGCACCGAGCTCGACCTCTGCGTGCAGGCCGCCAAGCAACTCACTGCTGAAGGCAAGAAGGTGCGCGTGGTGTCCATGCCCTGCGTGGAACTCTTCGATGAGCAGAGTGATGCCTACAAGGAGCAGGTGCTCCCCGCAGCCGTGCGCAAGCGCATCGTGGTGGAAGCAGCTGAAAGCTTCGGTTGGCACCGCTTCATCGGCCTTGATGGAGACAGCGTCACCATGAATCGCTTCGGTGCATCGGCCCCTGGCGGCACCTGCATGGAGAAGTTCGGCTTCACCGTGGAGAACGTCGTGGCAAAATCCAAGGCCCTACTCGGTTGA
- the fabF gene encoding beta-ketoacyl-ACP synthase II, giving the protein MVEGLQRVVVTGLGAVTPIGNTVADYWTGLTSGKNGVAPITLFDASAHACRFAAEVKDFDPSGYLEAKEAKRWDRFCKFGVVAAKQALADAGLEINASNAERIGISIGSGVGGLLTMETQAHVLADKGPGRVSPFTVPMMIPNMATGLAAIALGAKGPSSAVATACAAGSNAIGDAFRILQLGKADAMICGGAESAITPLGVAGFASAKALSFRNDDPATASRPFDRERDGFVIGEGAGILVLETLAHAQARGATVLAELVGYGTTCDAHHITAPTPGGVGGAAAIKLALADAGLAPESVGYVNAHGTSTPANDSNETAAIKSALGARALQIPVSSTKSMTGHLLGGSGGIEAVASVLAIRHGVVPPTINYANPDPDCDLDVVPNTAREATLDAVLSNSFGFGGHNVCLAFRRIG; this is encoded by the coding sequence ATGGTGGAGGGTCTCCAACGCGTCGTGGTCACCGGCCTCGGCGCGGTGACACCGATCGGCAACACCGTTGCCGACTATTGGACCGGTCTGACCTCCGGCAAGAACGGTGTGGCGCCGATCACCCTGTTCGACGCCAGCGCCCACGCCTGCCGCTTCGCAGCCGAGGTCAAGGACTTCGACCCCAGCGGTTACCTCGAAGCCAAGGAGGCGAAGCGCTGGGACAGGTTTTGCAAGTTCGGCGTTGTCGCCGCCAAGCAGGCGCTAGCTGATGCCGGTCTCGAGATCAACGCATCGAACGCCGAGCGCATCGGTATCAGCATCGGTTCGGGCGTCGGCGGCCTGCTGACCATGGAGACCCAGGCCCACGTGCTGGCTGACAAGGGCCCAGGCCGTGTGAGCCCTTTCACGGTGCCGATGATGATCCCCAACATGGCCACAGGCCTGGCGGCGATCGCCCTCGGCGCCAAGGGGCCCAGTTCCGCTGTCGCCACCGCTTGCGCAGCTGGATCCAACGCGATCGGAGATGCCTTCCGCATCCTGCAGCTCGGCAAAGCCGACGCCATGATCTGCGGTGGCGCTGAATCGGCGATCACTCCTCTGGGTGTTGCCGGTTTCGCCAGCGCCAAAGCCCTGTCCTTCCGCAACGACGACCCGGCCACCGCCAGTCGTCCCTTTGACCGGGAGCGGGATGGCTTTGTGATCGGTGAAGGCGCGGGCATTCTCGTTCTCGAAACCCTGGCCCACGCGCAAGCCCGGGGGGCCACGGTGCTGGCGGAACTGGTGGGGTATGGCACCACCTGCGATGCCCACCACATCACCGCCCCCACCCCGGGCGGTGTCGGTGGAGCTGCCGCCATCAAACTCGCCCTGGCTGATGCAGGGCTGGCCCCCGAGAGCGTTGGCTACGTCAACGCCCACGGCACCAGCACCCCCGCCAATGACAGCAACGAAACTGCGGCGATCAAGAGCGCCCTCGGCGCCCGTGCCCTGCAGATTCCCGTGAGCTCCACCAAATCGATGACCGGCCACCTGCTCGGCGGTTCCGGCGGCATCGAAGCGGTGGCCAGCGTGCTCGCGATCCGCCATGGGGTTGTTCCCCCCACAATTAACTACGCCAACCCGGATCCCGACTGTGATCTGGATGTCGTACCGAACACCGCCCGTGAAGCCACACTGGATGCGGTGCTCTCCAACTCCTTCGGCTTCGGCGGCCACAACGTCTGCCTTGCCTTCCGTCGCATCGGCTGA
- the acpP gene encoding acyl carrier protein — MSQEAILEKVRSIVAEQLSVDAGDVKPESNFQNDLGADSLDTVELVMALEEAFDIEIPDEAAEGITTVGDAVKYIEDKQA; from the coding sequence ATGTCCCAGGAAGCGATCCTCGAAAAAGTCCGTTCGATCGTGGCGGAGCAACTCAGCGTTGATGCCGGCGACGTGAAGCCGGAATCCAACTTTCAAAACGATCTCGGCGCCGACTCCCTCGATACCGTCGAGCTGGTGATGGCCCTGGAAGAAGCCTTCGACATCGAAATTCCCGATGAGGCTGCTGAAGGGATCACCACCGTCGGCGACGCCGTCAAGTACATCGAAGACAAGCAGGCCTGA
- the psaC gene encoding photosystem I iron-sulfur center protein PsaC, whose protein sequence is MSHAVKIYDTCIGCTQCVRACPLDVLEMVPWDGCKAGQIASSPRTEDCVGCKRCETACPTDFLSIRVYLGDETSRSMGLSY, encoded by the coding sequence ATGTCCCACGCCGTCAAGATTTACGACACCTGCATCGGTTGCACCCAGTGCGTGCGGGCCTGCCCTCTGGACGTGCTCGAAATGGTGCCGTGGGACGGCTGCAAGGCCGGCCAAATCGCTTCCTCCCCCCGCACCGAGGACTGCGTCGGTTGCAAGCGTTGTGAAACCGCCTGTCCCACCGACTTCCTCAGCATTCGCGTTTATCTGGGTGATGAGACCAGCCGCAGCATGGGTCTCTCCTACTGA
- the glmS gene encoding glutamine--fructose-6-phosphate transaminase (isomerizing): MCGIVAVIGSREAAPLLLEGLRQLEYRGYDSAGIATVENGALHCSRAKGKLVHLTAKVEVDGAPGLCGIGHTRWATHGKPEEHNAHPHSDGSGRVAVVQNGIIENHRSLREELTAAGVHFRSETDTEVIPHLISAQLASFQAAGRSADGALLLEAVQAVLPQLQGAYALAVVWAEVSGALVVARRAAPLLIGLGEGEFVCASDTPALAGITRTILPMEDGEVALLRPLGIELYDAEGVRQQRTPSLLNGTDHVADKRHFRHFMLKEIHEQPETAELWVARHLPSGLPESNPVALPFDEAFYTGVERIQILACGTSRHAALVGAYLLEQFAGLPTSVFYASEFRYAPPPLAPHTLTIGVTQSGETADTLAALAMEAERRRALGDDAYAPRQLGITNRPESSLARQVEHILDIGAGIEVGVAATKTFLGQLLAFYALALAFAARRGSRPVAEIGVLVAELRQLPSQLRQLVERHDRESEALAHRFAETQDVIFLGRGINYPIALEGALKLKEISYIHAEGYPAGEMKHGPIALLDAHVPVVSIAMPGVVFEKVLSNAQEAKARDAELIGVAPEGPDTALFDALLPVPEVSEWVSPLLTVVPMQLLSYHIAAHRGLDVDQPRNLAKSVTVE, translated from the coding sequence ATGTGCGGAATCGTTGCGGTGATCGGCTCGCGTGAGGCAGCTCCCCTGCTGCTTGAGGGCTTGCGTCAGTTGGAATATCGCGGCTACGACTCCGCTGGAATCGCCACCGTTGAGAACGGAGCGTTGCATTGCTCGAGGGCGAAGGGGAAGCTGGTGCATCTCACCGCGAAGGTGGAGGTCGACGGCGCCCCCGGGCTCTGTGGGATCGGTCACACCCGGTGGGCCACCCACGGCAAACCCGAGGAGCACAACGCTCACCCCCACAGCGATGGCAGTGGTCGGGTTGCCGTGGTGCAGAACGGCATCATCGAAAACCACCGCAGCCTGCGTGAAGAGCTGACCGCTGCCGGAGTGCATTTCCGATCCGAGACCGATACGGAGGTGATTCCGCATCTGATCAGTGCTCAACTGGCGAGTTTCCAGGCCGCTGGCCGGTCCGCCGATGGGGCCCTCCTGCTGGAGGCGGTGCAGGCGGTGTTGCCGCAGCTGCAGGGCGCCTATGCGCTGGCGGTGGTGTGGGCGGAGGTTTCCGGTGCCCTGGTGGTGGCCCGCCGGGCGGCGCCGTTGCTGATCGGTCTTGGTGAAGGGGAGTTTGTCTGCGCCAGCGACACGCCCGCTCTCGCCGGGATCACCCGCACGATCCTGCCGATGGAGGACGGGGAAGTCGCCCTGCTCAGACCCTTGGGCATCGAGCTCTACGACGCTGAGGGTGTGCGGCAGCAGCGTACGCCTTCCCTTTTGAACGGCACGGATCATGTGGCCGACAAGCGCCATTTCCGCCACTTCATGCTCAAGGAGATCCATGAGCAGCCGGAGACGGCTGAGCTCTGGGTGGCGCGCCATCTCCCCAGCGGTTTGCCGGAGTCGAATCCGGTGGCCTTGCCGTTCGATGAGGCCTTCTACACAGGGGTGGAGCGGATTCAGATCCTGGCCTGTGGCACCAGTCGTCATGCGGCCTTGGTGGGGGCCTATCTGCTGGAGCAGTTCGCCGGATTGCCCACCAGCGTGTTCTATGCCAGTGAATTCCGTTATGCGCCGCCGCCGCTGGCGCCCCACACACTCACCATCGGGGTGACGCAGTCGGGGGAAACGGCCGACACCCTCGCCGCCCTGGCGATGGAGGCAGAGCGCCGCCGCGCCTTGGGCGATGACGCCTATGCACCACGCCAGCTGGGGATCACCAACCGGCCCGAGAGTTCTCTGGCCCGCCAGGTGGAGCACATCCTCGACATCGGCGCTGGCATCGAAGTGGGTGTGGCGGCCACCAAGACGTTCCTCGGCCAGCTGCTGGCGTTCTACGCCCTGGCCCTCGCCTTTGCGGCTCGGCGCGGCAGCCGGCCGGTGGCGGAGATCGGCGTCCTGGTGGCGGAGTTGCGCCAGCTTCCCAGCCAGCTCAGGCAACTGGTGGAGCGTCACGATCGGGAGTCGGAAGCGCTGGCCCACCGCTTTGCTGAAACCCAGGACGTGATCTTCCTGGGGCGCGGTATCAACTATCCGATCGCCCTGGAGGGAGCGCTCAAGCTCAAGGAGATCAGCTACATCCACGCCGAGGGCTACCCCGCCGGTGAGATGAAGCACGGCCCGATCGCCCTGCTCGATGCCCACGTGCCGGTGGTGTCGATTGCGATGCCCGGCGTGGTGTTTGAGAAGGTGCTGAGCAATGCCCAGGAGGCGAAAGCTCGTGATGCGGAGCTGATCGGAGTGGCACCGGAAGGGCCGGACACGGCTCTGTTCGATGCTCTGCTGCCGGTGCCGGAGGTGAGCGAGTGGGTGAGCCCCCTGCTCACGGTGGTGCCCATGCAACTGCTGAGTTACCACATTGCCGCCCATCGCGGTCTCGATGTGGATCAACCACGCAACCTGGCCAAGAGCGTCACCGTGGAGTGA
- a CDS encoding mannose-1-phosphate guanylyltransferase/mannose-6-phosphate isomerase: protein MTTPLIPVILCGGTGTRLWPLSRASYPKQYWPLGGQGDETLLQQTQQRLEGLTGLGAPLLICNDDHRFIVAEQMRQIDVEPGAILLEPMGRNTAPAVAVAALQATARGDDPLLLVLAADHVIRDAAHFRTAIEAGRSAAEAGRLVTFGIVPTAPETGYGYIEASEPLQPGALTPVPIARFVEKPDRATAEQFLTSGRFTWNSGMFLFKASAMLAELERLAPEVVSCCRAALEQDVADLDFLRLEREAFAKCPNVAIDVAVMEKTALGSVLPLAAGWSDVGSWSALWDTADRDDNGNVLRGRVISEGSRNCYLRSEHRLVVGLGVENLVVVETDDAVLIADRSQAQNVKTIVKQLEADGSPEGKAHRRIYRPWGSYTGVVEDHRWQVKRISVKPGASLSLQMHHHRAEHWIVVKGTALVERDGEQQLIGENQSTYIPLGCKHRLSNPGRIPVEMIEVQSGAYLGEDDIVRFDDLYGRSDAAAITPR, encoded by the coding sequence GTGACCACCCCTCTGATCCCGGTGATCCTCTGCGGCGGCACGGGCACCCGCCTCTGGCCGCTCTCCCGCGCCAGCTATCCCAAGCAGTACTGGCCCCTGGGGGGCCAGGGCGATGAAACGCTGCTGCAACAGACCCAGCAACGGCTGGAGGGCCTGACAGGTCTGGGAGCGCCGTTACTGATCTGCAACGACGACCATCGCTTCATCGTGGCCGAGCAGATGCGTCAGATCGACGTGGAACCGGGCGCGATCCTGCTGGAGCCCATGGGCCGTAACACCGCTCCAGCCGTCGCGGTCGCTGCCCTGCAGGCCACAGCCCGCGGCGATGACCCCCTGCTCCTGGTGCTGGCAGCCGACCACGTCATTCGCGACGCCGCCCACTTCCGCACGGCGATCGAAGCCGGACGCAGCGCCGCCGAAGCCGGGCGACTGGTGACATTCGGGATCGTTCCCACCGCACCGGAGACGGGCTACGGCTACATCGAAGCGTCCGAACCGCTGCAGCCTGGGGCCCTCACCCCCGTGCCGATCGCCCGCTTTGTGGAGAAGCCCGACCGCGCCACGGCTGAGCAGTTCCTGACCAGTGGCCGCTTCACCTGGAACAGCGGCATGTTCCTGTTCAAAGCCAGCGCCATGCTGGCTGAACTGGAGCGACTGGCCCCGGAGGTGGTGAGCTGCTGCCGCGCCGCCCTGGAGCAGGACGTGGCCGATCTGGATTTCCTGCGTTTGGAGCGGGAAGCCTTCGCCAAGTGCCCGAATGTGGCGATCGATGTGGCGGTGATGGAGAAAACAGCGCTTGGGTCTGTGCTGCCCCTGGCGGCGGGCTGGAGTGATGTGGGCAGCTGGAGTGCCCTGTGGGACACCGCCGATCGCGATGACAACGGCAACGTGCTGCGCGGCCGGGTGATCAGCGAGGGCAGCCGCAACTGCTACCTGCGCAGCGAACACCGACTCGTAGTGGGGCTGGGGGTGGAGAACCTGGTGGTGGTCGAAACCGATGATGCTGTGCTGATCGCCGATCGCAGCCAAGCGCAGAACGTGAAAACGATCGTGAAGCAGCTGGAGGCCGACGGCAGCCCTGAGGGCAAGGCCCACCGCAGGATCTATCGCCCCTGGGGCTCTTACACCGGCGTGGTCGAAGACCATCGCTGGCAGGTGAAACGGATCTCCGTGAAACCAGGCGCCAGCCTCTCCCTGCAAATGCACCACCACCGAGCCGAGCACTGGATTGTGGTGAAGGGCACGGCCCTTGTGGAACGGGATGGCGAACAGCAGCTGATCGGCGAAAACCAGAGCACCTACATCCCCCTGGGCTGCAAACACCGGCTCAGCAACCCGGGCCGCATCCCCGTCGAGATGATCGAGGTGCAGAGCGGTGCTTACCTCGGCGAAGACGACATCGTCCGCTTCGATGATCTGTATGGCCGCAGCGATGCGGCTGCGATCACTCCACGGTGA
- the rimM gene encoding ribosome maturation factor RimM (Essential for efficient processing of 16S rRNA): MNSNDWLAVGTVVGAQGLRGELRVNPASEFPERFTTPGTRWLQARGGVPRAVELSSGRQLPGKQLFVVRFEGVNDRSAAEALVGQTLLVRADDRPALADGEFHLLDLVGLEVRLQADAEAIGSVTDLISGGNDLLEVERSDGGRRVLIPFVETIVPEVHLEEGWLLLTPPPGLLEL, encoded by the coding sequence ATGAACAGCAATGACTGGTTGGCGGTGGGAACCGTGGTGGGGGCCCAGGGGCTCCGCGGCGAGCTGCGCGTCAATCCCGCCAGTGAGTTCCCGGAGCGCTTCACCACGCCTGGCACGCGCTGGCTGCAGGCCCGTGGCGGCGTGCCCCGCGCCGTGGAGCTGAGCAGCGGTCGACAGCTCCCCGGTAAACAGCTGTTCGTGGTGCGCTTCGAGGGGGTCAACGACCGCAGCGCCGCCGAAGCCCTGGTGGGCCAGACCCTGCTGGTGCGCGCCGATGACCGCCCCGCCCTCGCCGATGGCGAGTTTCACCTCCTCGATCTGGTGGGCCTCGAGGTGCGACTCCAGGCCGATGCTGAAGCGATCGGCAGCGTCACCGACCTGATCAGCGGTGGCAATGACCTGCTGGAGGTGGAGCGCAGCGATGGAGGGCGCCGGGTGTTGATCCCCTTCGTGGAGACGATCGTTCCAGAGGTGCACCTGGAGGAGGGCTGGCTGCTGCTGACTCCTCCCCCCGGGCTCCTGGAGCTCTAG
- a CDS encoding NAD(P)H dehydrogenase subunit NdhS, with protein MASTAPILPGATVKVVDPRSIYNGYIGFVQRISGDRAAVLFEGGNWDKLVTLRLRDLSAA; from the coding sequence ATGGCCTCCACCGCTCCGATCCTGCCCGGTGCCACGGTGAAGGTGGTGGATCCCCGTTCGATCTACAACGGGTACATCGGGTTTGTGCAGCGGATCAGCGGGGATCGGGCGGCGGTGCTGTTTGAAGGGGGTAACTGGGACAAGCTCGTGACCCTGCGCCTCAGGGATCTGAGCGCCGCCTGA
- a CDS encoding ribonuclease III family protein has translation MAPNTPIAIDAARREHLEQLWQQLGLSSPLPLKDHELAQLNAALTHTSSGLHSHHEQLEFLGDAVLRLAATEFIASTQPQLPVGERSALRAQLVSDEWLAQLGEQIGIARWWQIGAMASGDGAGHATLRAELSEALIGAIYAIGGLQAVQAWLTPYWQPTSAAVLADPHRGNSKSALQEWSQGQALGLPAYDTREVSRRHGDPRRFHCRVSLADLLAEGWGGSRREAEQHAARNALRLLQERPKGNTAPH, from the coding sequence ATGGCACCCAACACTCCCATTGCCATCGATGCCGCCCGTCGCGAGCATTTGGAGCAGCTCTGGCAGCAACTCGGCCTCTCCTCGCCGCTGCCGCTCAAGGACCACGAGCTCGCCCAGCTCAATGCAGCGCTCACCCACACCTCCAGCGGCCTGCATTCCCATCACGAGCAACTGGAATTTCTCGGCGATGCGGTGCTGCGCCTGGCTGCCACCGAATTCATCGCCAGCACCCAGCCCCAGCTGCCGGTGGGGGAACGGTCCGCCCTGCGCGCCCAGCTGGTGAGCGATGAATGGCTGGCCCAGTTGGGAGAGCAGATCGGCATCGCACGCTGGTGGCAAATCGGTGCGATGGCCAGCGGTGATGGAGCCGGCCACGCCACCCTGCGCGCCGAACTCAGTGAAGCGCTGATCGGCGCGATCTACGCCATCGGAGGGCTGCAGGCGGTGCAGGCCTGGCTGACCCCCTATTGGCAGCCAACCAGCGCCGCCGTTCTCGCCGACCCCCATCGGGGCAACAGCAAATCCGCCCTACAGGAGTGGAGCCAGGGCCAGGCCCTGGGCCTGCCGGCCTACGACACCCGGGAGGTCAGCCGCCGCCACGGCGACCCGCGCCGCTTCCATTGCCGCGTCAGCCTGGCCGATCTCCTCGCTGAGGGCTGGGGCGGCTCCAGGCGTGAAGCCGAACAGCACGCTGCAAGGAACGCCCTGAGGCTCCTTCAGGAACGGCCCAAAGGCAACACCGCCCCGCACTGA
- a CDS encoding glycosyltransferase — MGPAVVVIPETLTLEVVLATCNGAAFLDAQLESLWRQHRRPDRVLVCDDSSCDDTPAILQRWQCRCPGWLERISPVCDQPQRLGPTAAFNQLLLASRAPYVALCDQDDLWFPERLATGLRLLQDAETRHGSGTPLLLHSDAQLIDANGHRLAGSLWQSHRCQGTPPGLVSLAQHNQVTGCTVLVNRALLQRALPIPAAAVFHDSWLALVARHSGELLACPDQLLAHRRHCNNSSDSRGRRRASIRLAWQRWQAKQCQWHCFCSRYQLPWHQRLTWWPQIFITLARNARRQSTPDMKPTTS; from the coding sequence ATGGGGCCTGCAGTGGTGGTGATCCCGGAGACGCTGACGCTGGAGGTGGTGCTGGCCACCTGCAACGGAGCCGCATTTCTCGATGCACAGCTGGAGAGTCTCTGGAGGCAGCATCGACGCCCCGACCGGGTGTTGGTGTGCGACGACAGCTCCTGCGATGACACGCCAGCGATCCTGCAGCGCTGGCAATGCCGGTGTCCTGGTTGGCTGGAACGGATCAGCCCAGTGTGCGATCAGCCCCAGCGGCTCGGCCCCACCGCCGCCTTCAATCAGCTGCTCCTGGCCAGCCGTGCCCCCTATGTGGCCCTCTGCGATCAAGACGACCTCTGGTTCCCCGAGCGACTCGCCACCGGCCTGCGCCTGCTGCAAGACGCCGAGACACGCCACGGCTCAGGCACGCCCTTGCTGCTGCACTCCGATGCCCAGCTCATCGATGCCAACGGTCATCGCCTGGCCGGCAGCTTGTGGCAATCGCACCGCTGCCAGGGGACGCCGCCCGGACTGGTGAGCCTGGCTCAGCACAACCAGGTCACCGGCTGCACAGTGTTGGTGAATCGGGCACTGCTGCAACGGGCGCTGCCGATTCCGGCGGCAGCGGTGTTTCACGACAGTTGGCTGGCCCTGGTGGCGCGGCACAGCGGTGAACTGCTTGCCTGCCCAGACCAGCTGCTGGCTCATCGCCGCCATTGCAACAACAGCAGCGATAGCCGCGGGCGTCGCAGAGCATCGATCCGACTGGCCTGGCAGCGCTGGCAGGCCAAACAATGCCAGTGGCACTGCTTCTGCTCGCGTTACCAGCTGCCCTGGCACCAACGCCTGACCTGGTGGCCGCAAATATTCATCACCCTCGCCCGTAACGCCCGCCGTCAAAGCACTCCGGACATGAAGCCAACTACATCATAA
- a CDS encoding glycosyltransferase — protein sequence MPSAPCVDVPPAAGISVRALLVLVAHHPPAEHVQRLSSCLNALAADVAYAVVVNDHRPGEAVEQLLPGAGMTLVQQANPGYGRAFNQLWQQWCAHHGVPPLVAVLNTDLSWAPGSLESLLAWLEHHPDVTAAIPQLRFPDGQRQFLCKRNPTLLALISRRFIPRRLKPRRLRRYDHWFTMRDHSYDQVFRSTYLSGCCLLMRGATVERIGGFDPRFFLYFEDADITRRLAAHGPTVNLPIATVWHHWGRGSYTNWRLTLVNLHSAWLYFRKWGLQWW from the coding sequence ATGCCGTCCGCACCATGCGTTGACGTGCCTCCTGCAGCAGGCATTTCTGTGCGCGCTCTGTTGGTGCTGGTGGCGCATCACCCTCCCGCCGAGCATGTGCAGCGGTTGAGCAGCTGCCTCAACGCCCTGGCCGCCGATGTGGCCTATGCCGTGGTGGTCAATGATCATCGCCCCGGCGAAGCGGTGGAGCAGCTGCTGCCAGGGGCCGGCATGACCCTGGTGCAGCAGGCCAATCCGGGCTACGGCCGCGCCTTCAACCAGCTCTGGCAGCAGTGGTGCGCTCACCACGGCGTGCCGCCGCTGGTGGCCGTGCTCAACACCGATCTCTCCTGGGCCCCGGGCAGCCTGGAATCGCTCCTGGCATGGCTTGAGCACCATCCCGACGTTACCGCCGCCATACCCCAGCTGCGCTTTCCCGATGGCCAGCGCCAGTTTCTCTGCAAGCGCAACCCCACCCTGCTGGCCCTGATCAGCCGTCGCTTCATCCCCCGTCGCCTCAAACCACGGCGCCTGCGGCGCTACGACCACTGGTTCACCATGCGTGATCACTCCTACGACCAGGTGTTCCGCTCCACCTACCTCAGCGGCTGTTGTCTGCTGATGCGCGGCGCGACCGTGGAACGGATCGGCGGCTTCGATCCGCGCTTTTTTCTCTACTTCGAAGATGCCGATATCACCCGCCGCCTGGCTGCACACGGCCCCACCGTAAATCTGCCCATCGCCACCGTCTGGCATCACTGGGGCCGAGGCAGCTACACCAACTGGCGGCTCACCCTCGTGAATCTGCACAGCGCCTGGCTCTATTTCCGCAAATGGGGCCTGCAGTGGTGGTGA